CTGGGGGGGTGTGCGTGGCTCAGCCGCAGCggtggaggaggctgcaggcagctgccctgccCTTGCCTGCGACTGCTGCGCTGGTGCCACCCTGCGCCCCTGCCTGCGCCCCGATGCTGAAATAAGGAGCCCACGTGAGTGTTGCCCTCCCCGGGTCCCTGCGCTGAGCTGAGCCCCCCTGTCCCCGCGTcccccaggctgcagggctgtgtgtgtcccccccatcccgggggggggcccccctccctgccctcaccCGCTCCCCCCATGGCGCAGAGGCCTTcagctctgcacagccctggctTTGTGCGGCGGagcccaccctcctcctcctcctcagcactgCGGCAATGCTGTCGTgtcccccccgggggggggatATTTTGGCCGTGACTGCACGGGGGGGCCAAGGAGACCCAGCCAGGCCGGGGGGGCTGTGGCACGCAGGGCGCCCCCGGGGTCCTGGAGGTTGAGCCCCCATGTCAGCCCCAGGGGAGGGggatgcccccccccccccccatggtGCGGGGACTCCCCTGCTATGCTCggtgcgggggggggtgtggaaGGGGCTAatggggggctgccccccccccagtgcAAGGGAGGGGTTATTGGGGGAACCCCTCCAGTTCAGGGTGGGGGTTCCCCAGTTGCAAAGAGGGGATTGATGGGGGGAATCCCTCAGTGGGGGgggcggggaccccccccccaagtgCAGGGTTAACGCCCCCCCCGGGCAGGGAGGGCCCCCCCGTTTCAAAGGCGGGATGTGGGGGAATCCCGCGGGCAGGAAGGGATCCCCGGGGTTAACGGGGGAACACCCCCCCACTGCAGGGCGGGGGGTCCGGGTGGGGGTGTACCCCCCCCAAAGCCAAGCGGCTGCCGGGGGGGTCCGTGCTCACcgcgggggggtccccgccgcgcgggggggcggggctCGGCGGAGAGGGGAGGGAttccccgccccgcccctccggggattccccctccctcttcacCCCCCCCCAGTCCGGGGGGGGCCGCGCTCGCGCCGTGcgcagcccggggggggggggcggcggtgcCATGGCAACGGGCTGCTCCGCTGCGGGGGCGGGGGAacccgcgggggggggggcggtcaCGCGGCCCCGGGATCCTCGCAGCGCCCGCGCAGCCGCGCAGGGCTTGCACCGGGCATCCCCCCCCGCACCGGGCATCCCCCCCCGCACCGGGCAtcccccccccgcggccccccccgcACCGGGCATCCCCCCCCGCACCGGGCAtcccccccccgcggcccccccccgcACCGGGCATCCCCCCCCGCACCGGGCAtcccccccgcggcccccccccgcACCGGGCATCCTCCCCCCGCACCGGGCAtccccccccgcggccccccccgcACCGGGCATCCCCCCCCGCACCGGGCAtccccccccgcggccccccccccctccgcacCGGGCACCCCCCGGCAAccgccctccccccccccccctcccgcaACCCCTCCCCGCGCACCCTCTGCAGAATGCCCGCTCCGCACCGGGCCCCCCCCGCACcacgcgcccccccccccgccttcctGCACCCCCCGCACCGCCCCTGCGCCACGCAACCCTCCGGGCAGCGCCatgcctgcccccccccgcgcGCCACCCCCCCCCGCGCACTGCAGCACCGCGCACGTagcacagcccccccccccgcagcccccccatGCACGCTGCACCCCTCCCTGCACCCACGCGGAGCCACGCGTGGCACCCACTACAGCATATTCACGCCCTGCACCCAACACAaagcacccccccccccgtgtcccccccccagtGCTTTGTTCAACACACAACCGCGCCCCCGCGCCCTCCCCACGCGAGACACGCGGCCCCTGTGCCCCGGGGGGGGTCTCGCACACGCATGTGCCCCGCTGCCGCCTGCAGCTCTCCGCCTTGACAAGggggggggatgctgcgggTGGGTGGGCAGCACCCACAGACACCCCCCCGCTGCCCACCCTGCCCGCACGCCCACCGCAGCCTGCCCAGCGCGGAATCCGGGGTGCCACCCCGACACCCCTCCCGGGGCCTGGGGGGTCCCGCTTCCCCACCGGTGGCAATCGCATCCCCGGGAGCCGCGCAGCGGCCTGGTGCAACGCCGAGGGGTGGGGGGCCGTGGTCCCCGTGCCACGCTGGGTGCTGGGTCCTGCTCACGCACCCACGCCAGGCCCACCGCGGGGCTGCTTTCGGTGCAACCGAGGCCACCGCGGCCCGCTCAGAGCCACCGTGGCTCCCGCTTCCCACCGCCCCGGTGGGACGGAgctgggccccagggaggcagaaGCATGGCGGTGGCGTGGGTGCTCGGGGAGCTGCGGGGCGGGCGGTCGCCCACGTCCCCGCAGATGTGGCAATTAAAGTGGGGGAGCCGGCAGGCGGCTAAATTTAGCTGCAGACAATAGCTGCGGTGGCCGGGGAGGAACCGGGAGCGGGTGTGCGCGGCTGCGCGTGTGAGCGGAATAGCAACGCCGCCGCATCGCCACCTcggcagccccgcgccctcCGCCTGCGCGCTGGGGAAACCGAGGCACGGAGCGGCGGCGTGGGGCCAGGTGGGACCGTGGGGCCGGAGACGAGGCACCCCCCGGCCACCCGCGGCCCCCAGCTCGTCCGGCTGTGCCGGCGGAGCCTCCCGGCAGCCCGGGCTCACCGCCGCGCCGGCACGTGCCGACACCGGGCCATGGTCACCGGTGGCAGCGCTCGAGGGGAGCGGAGGCCGGGGTCTGTCTGCAGGTGGGTGCACTCGGGGGGGGCAGtgggctggggaccccccctGGCTCCTGGGGACCTGACGGTGCTGGGGAACCCCCTGACTTCTGGGGATCCCCCAGCTCCCGGGGACCCCGGCGCAGCGGGGACGGCGCGAGGCGGCAGCGGGGGGATGCCCAGGCGCAGCGCGGCTCTTTGGGAAGGGGATGCCACGGGGGGGCTTCCCCGAGGGCACCCCGAGACTCCGGGGGTCCGGGGCAGGCAGCGCCCATTCAGCTGCCCCTGCTCGCACCCGCTGCgcaccccgcagcccccggcgcggcggggggccggggggaccGGATTGGGGCAGCGGGGCGCGGGAGGCAGCCCACGGCGGTGACAATGAGGACGCGATGGGAGTGACTCTGCCCGGGCTAAAAATATCCTCCTCCCCCATCCTCCGCCAGCGCCGCGGCCTCAAGGTCACTGCCCGCcgtggcggggccgggggggacgcgggggtgtggggtggggaagcccccggcccccccatGCGTCGCGGCTCCCACACGCGCCCAGGCACGGCCGCCATCGCCACTGCTGCTGCGCCGCGCAGAGAGCTGCCAGCAGCCGCGGCCCCCGCGCCCTGGCCCgtgcccccgctgccccccgggcACCCCGGCTCGTCCCGAGGCTCCCCATAGCGCGGGGCGGTGGCAGGTGAGCAGGCGCAGGGAcggcagcggtggggaccccGGGGACGGCTTCCACCGGCCGTGGCTGGGTGCCTGGGTGGGGGGACTCGGGGGACACCAGGGACATCCTGCCTGTGGTGGATCGGCTGCTCTAGGCAAGCCCCAGCTGCCGGAGTCAGGGGACCGCGGGGGGTCTCGGTGCTCGGGGACGGTGTGGCCACGGGGACCGAAGCCACAAGGCTGCGAAGGAGAGCACGGCCGAGCGGGTTGAGGGGCCCGGGGCCCTTGGTGCTCCCCCATGGTGGGGTCCGGCTGCCGGCACAGCCCTGGCGGGACACGGCCCCGGGACAGCTCTGGCTGGGGGAACGAGCCCTGCTCTGCACCCAGCTCAGCACCCACCAAAACCAGGGAGACCCTGTGCTGCCAACAGCGCCGGTCGATCCAGCTGTGACGCCGTGAGCCGGCCACGCTGGGGTGGCACGGCTGACAAGGCACCGGGGCTGGTGGGACCTCGGGCTGCGCGCGGTGCCGGGGCCATGTGTGGGGTTTGCCAGTGCAAAGTCCGGGATCGACGCTCGGGGCTCCCGGCAGGTTCCGGCACCGCACGGTGCTCGTGGCCTCGACGTGCCGGGGAGCGCCTGGTATGCTGCGGTGCAGCCGTCGAGGCCGTGGGCACGCGGCGCAgggccccccctgcccctcccaACCTTCCCTGTGACCTTGGGCCGCGCCTGGGGACCCTGCGCAGGGCTGGGGACCGCGGTGGCTGCGGTGACACCACCATGGCGGCGGGGACCACCACCCCTCAGTGGGGGACAGGGCTCTACAAAGGTGCCTGTGAGGTTTGGGGGATGCCCCCCTCCCCAAGGGGCTGGGGCAGTCCCAGGGGCAGCGGGGACACCCGTGTCCCCCCGAGCTGGCTCCGGGTGGGGGGTCCGTCGCGACCCGGCGGGGGCAGCCAGGCGGAGCGGCTTTGTCCTTCGGCTGAGCCGAGCAGCGTGGGGGAGGCGGTGGGCGAACCCTGCGCAACGGCTTTGTCTGGGGACGGCGGCGCGGTGGCGGCGGAgagggggggtgtggggagcCCGAATCCCCCCCCCCGgatcccccagcaccccccacaCCAGCCACGGGCACCCACTCGACCTCGTGCAGGTAGGGCGTCCCCGGCCGCGTGTCCCCTCCCgagctgggagggctggggacagggtcCCCCCCttgggctgggggggctgggggggccccggctgcctctgccagccccgGGGAAGCTGGTGCTGCCACCGCCTCACCGCCGGGGCCTGATCCAGCCCCGGCCCCAGGGCATCTCGGTGGGGCTCAGGGGAGGGTTTTTCTCGGGGAGACCCCAGGACAATCCGGGGATTCCCCTGCGTTGCAGCACGGCCGGGGAAGTTCGGGTGTCCCCGCGTGTCCCCGCATGTCCCCGCGCGTGTGGCAGCCCGTGTGCCTCCCCCCGTGCCATGGGACCCTCAgacaccccacagccccacggGTAGGAATGGGCCAGATCCTGCGCGGTGCAAATTACCCCAGTGCCGGGCTGTGCCCCTTTGCACCAGCCCTGACGTGCCAGGGCGGATGCGGGGTGCCCAGGGGATGGGGCCCCGGCTGCTGGCATCGCCGGGGGTCCCACGGTGGCAGGGCTTGGCTGAGCCGTCCCGGCGCTCTTTGGAAGCCCGGTGGCCTCATGCTGGTGCCTCCACCAGCCCCAGGGGGCTCAGATGGTCCCGTGTCCCCCCAAACCACGCTCAGCCCCCCTGCCCTACTCTCGGGGGGCAATGGCGGTGGCACACCCCCCGTCCAGCCCTGTGCTGGCGGGCGGGCAGTGGTGTttgccggggccgggggctccTGCTGGCACCGACAGATGCTCTGCAGCCTGGGACATATGGCCAGGGCTTGGCGGCGGCGGGAGCTGTGGCCACCCGAGGAACCAGGGCCACCGTGGGGGATctggggggacgggggggctGCAAGGGGTCTGACGCACTTCGTGCGCCCAGCACGCCCCGAGCCCGCGTACCGGCTGGCGGGGAGCCCCTGCGACCCttggggggggcacagcctgggtcccccccaccccaagcacCCCGTCCCCTGCACCGTGGCGGGGGGATTTCCCTGCTTCCCCGACCCCTTCACCCCGGTACGGCAGCGGGACCGTGGCCGTGCTGCCCGGCTGCTGGCGTGGGGCCCGCGGACACGGCCCCGGCAGCAACCGCAGCTCCCCCAAATTCCTGCCCCGCCCTCCCCAAGACCGAGATTCCCAGGCAGGAATTAGCGAGCGGGTAATAAATAAATCACCAGCCGGGAGCTTTTTGGCTGCCCGCCTCTATTTTTAGCTgcaccctcctcctctgcagttGCTCCTAGGCAGCATTGCTGCTCCGGGGcacggggggagcggggggtcCCGCTGGCACCCTCAACCCCCCCAGGGCAccgggggctgctgcagcccggCCCTGCGGGAGTAAAACCATGTCCCTCCTTCGGGCAGGGGCAAGGGGGTGCCGCCCCAGCCGGGGTACCCCTCGGGACCCCTTTGCCCATTCCCCGtcatccccatccctccccggCCGAGGGTCCTTCCCCAGCCAGCTCCTCTTTAAAGCCCCTGACATCCCATGCCCACCCAGCGCAGgcccccccacctctccccgGGGACCCCCGCACCCCGCCAGGGAGACGAGACCTCGCGGGTCCCCGTGTCCCAGCCCCGAGCGTTGCCGCGGGGGTGGCGGGAGCACCCTGCGGCTGTGCCGAGACACCCGGGCTGCGGCGGTGGGCGTCCTGCTGCCGCATCACCGCCAACCTCCCGGTGCGGGAGCTGCCGAGAGCGGGGACGCTCAGGGCTGTTGCTCAAGGACATACGGCGGCCATGGCCAGCAGCCCCGTTCGGGGGGACCTGCGATGTCCTCGTCCCCATGACGGGGCCGTGGAGGACCACGCTCGGTGCCCCTGTGCTGCACATCCCACCGGAGCATCCCTGGGGATGCAGCCACCGGCCACCACGTccccatggggacagggaacaGGGACCCCTCGGGGCTTCGCAGTTTTAATCAACCCTCCGGACGCTGAATCCTGCCGGAGCCGTCCCTATCGATGTCCTGACAGGGGGAAGATTTAATAAGGCCCATTTACGTTGCCATTGATAGAAGCTATTAGTGAAACGACCACGGAGTGATggttaataaaatatttacttgtCATCCATCTGGGAAAGCTCTGGGGGCGGCTTCACCGACCCCATTCGAGGTGCCAAAAAGTTTGCCGAGCCCTGGGGCGAGCGCTCTGCCCCAGCATGGCTCCGGCATCTCCAGCACCTCCGCGGTGAGGGGGGCCTGGGGCCCGCAGCCCCGGAAAACCGCttccccccggccctgcccgctgcGTATTTTTCTCCCCAACGGAGTATTAAAAGAAATCGGAGCCCATTTTCCCGCAATAAATTTGGCAGAATGGAGAGAAAATGATCTGGCTCTGGAGGGGAGCCAGCGGTCCCGGATGCACACCGGGGAGCAGCTGGGCGCTGGAGCCCGGCCACGCAGCCGTTGCTCCCCGTAGGTAGCAGGAAAGCATCTTCCCTGGCTCCGGCGCATCCCTCAGGGGACGGGAAGGGGTCCCAAAGTCCTGCTGCGCCCCACGGATGggggatgctggtggcagcagcccCTTCCTGGGTGTCCCCACACCGGGAGGGACGCGGGCACGGTGGCAGGGTTTGCAATGGGGATACCGATGCCGGTTGTTCGGGGTTTTAGCCAGGACGGGCTGCAGCAGGACTCGGGTGCCTGGAGGACTGAAATCccggggggctgctgcccccccGGGTACGGCCCCGCTgcagggcggggggagaggctgcggggacccccccagctcccctccgCAAGGAGCCCTGCAGCGACCTGCTCCGGCCTGGCCCTCCGACCCGGACGGCGCTACAGATGCCGTCGGCACCGTGGACTCCGCGTGGGGATTTTGAGGCCCGTTGTGCAGTGGGGCCGCTGGTGCTGGGGGGCCGTGGTGGGGGTCCGTGGTGGGGGTCTGTGCTGGGGGGTCTGTGCTGGGGATCCGTGCTGGGGATCTGTGCTGGGGGTCCGTGCTGGTGGGTCCATGGTGGGGGTCCGTGCTGGAGGATCTGTGCTGGGGGTCCGTGCTGGGGTCTGTGCTGGGGGTCCGTGCTGGTGGGTCCGTGGTGGGGGTCCGTGCTGGAGGATCTGTGCTGGGGGTCCGTGGTGGGGGTCCATGCTGGAGGATCTGTGCTGGGGGTCTGTGCTGGGGGTCCGTGCTGGGGGTCCATGCTGGGGGGTCCGTGCTGGGGTTCTGTGCTGGGGGTCCATGCTGGGGGTCCGTGCTGGGGGTCCGTGCTGGCTGCAGTGGGGCTGTTCCTGCAGTGGGGTCTGTGCTCGCTGCCGCGGGACCCCCCCCCATGCGACGGGGCTGCTCGTGCCGGGGCCTGCGCTGGCCCTGCGGGGCCACCCGGGCAGGGGGCCGGGGAACCGCTCGGGCTGTCGCCTCCCCCGAGAGagagggcacagggctggggtCTCTGCCCGCGGACCCCCGGTGCCCCTCCGGCCCTGCCCCGCGTTCCCCTTGCCCCATGGCCCGGTGACAAACCCACAGCCAAAAACTGTGGCTCTCCTTGCCGAGTCCCCGCTCGCCCACCTTGGCTGCCGGGTGCCAGGGGGGGGTCGGTGCAGCaccggcagccccccagcccgcGACCCCGCTGCTGCCCACAGCACACGGGACATGGGACACGGTGACCCCCCCCAGGCGATGGTGCCCAGCCAGGACCCTCGGCCGGGTGCGGCGGCTCTGGGGGTCCCTGGCACCGCGGCCGAGGGGGTTTGGGGACCCCGCTAACGCCGCGTCTCCTCTCCGGCCAGGTGTGGAGGGAAGCCCATGGCACCCGGacccccggaccccccccgcGCCaagccccggccccgcagcccctgaCGCCCTGAGGTCCcccccggccggccccggggaGCCTGAGCAGGtaggggggtgtgggggggccggggcgggcagggctgtgggtgcagggagctgctgcagtgCCGGGTGGGGGGGTCATggcggggtgctgggggtgtgttggggtgctggggaggtgaCGGCGGGGCTGTACTGGGGGCATGCAGGGGGTGCTGGAGGCAGCGCACTGGGGGGgcgtggggaggaaggagggggtgcactgggggtgccgggggggtaCATGGGGGATGatggggtttggggtgcaggggaccAGCGCagtgaggcggggggggggggcgtgcatgggggggggggcgctgggGGTGTGAttggggggctgaggggggtgCACAGGGGTGTGATGGGGGGGCtgggcggggagggggtgcatgggggggtctgggggtaCATGGGGGTGAATGGGGGTGcatgggggggtctgggggtaCATGGGGGTGAAtgggggtgcctgggggggtctgggggtgcctgggggggtctgggggtgcatGGGAGTGAATGGGGGTGcatgggggggtctgggggtgcatGGGGAGCATGAGCGGGGCTTGGCGGGGCTGTGCCGGCTgtgggggccgcggggggggcgcaggggcagcagaggggtctgggggcgcggggggcgcgAGGGAGCgcacggcgggggggggagcgcgAGGGGCGGGGTCAGCGCTCGGGGGCGTGGCGAAGGGCGTGGCGTGGTGCTCGTCACGGGGGGCGTGGGCGGTCTCCACCAATGaggcgccccgccccgcccccgccccgcccccgagCGCTCCGGTCCCACCGCCGCGCGCCCCCGGGACCGAgccgggctgcggcggcggcggcggcggcggcgcggccccggccccggccccggcccggcggcagGTAGCGGGCAgcgggccggggctgggccgggccgggggtgGGGTTGAGCCTCGCCGAGCCCACCGGGCGCCCCGGCACCGGGAGCCCCGGGCACGGCGGGGACGtccgggggcggcggggacgcGCAGCTGCAGCCCGTTCCCGGGGCCGCGGGCAGGGGCCAGCGCCGGGGGCACCATGGGGCCGGACCCGTCCTGCCctcgctgccccccgccccgggggggggctgcagagggggcggccggggctgcggcggcaCCGACCCCCGGGCGGGGGGCACGACCCCGCGGGCAGGACACGTCCCCCGCGGGCAGGACACGTCCCCCGTGGTCATGGCACGTCCCCACCGCCGTCGAGGCCGGCACATGGGCACCACGTGCCCCAGCCGGCGTCGCCTGGTGCCGGGCGGGACGAGGAGGGTGATCCCGgctccccggggaccccccaCCCACTGCCCCCCGCCCGACACCGTCCCCTCTCCCGCAGGTCGCCCCCACGCCGCTGAGCCATGCGGGATCGCCCGGTCCCCTCCCCGCCAGAGCCATGAGCGGCTGCCGGTACAATGGGGGGGTGGCACGACCCCGGGGCCCCCTGAGCGCCTCCGCCCGCACCCTGCACCCACCGGAGGGTGAGACCCAGCCGCTGCGACCCCACCGTCCCCCCCGGCCTCGAGGTGGTGGTCTCACGGCCGGAGCAGCCCAGGGGTCCGGatcccggcccggcggcggccccggggcaggATGCGGCCGAGGAGCGGGGGCGAGGACCCCGGAGGAACCAGAACATTGGGTACAAGCTGGGGCACCGGCGAGCCCTCTTCGAGAAGCGGAAGCGCCTCAGCGATTACGCCCTCATCTTCGGGATGTTCGGCATCGTGGTCATGGTCACGGAGACGGAGCTGTCCTGGGGGGTCTACACCAAGGTAGGGGCCGCGGTGGGCgggtgggggccagggaggGGGCCCAGCCGGGCTGACGCTGCGCGTTCCCCTCGCAGGAGTCATCGTATTCGTTTGCACTGAAATGCCTTATCAGCCTCTCGACCGTCATCCTCCTGGGGCTCATCGTCATGTACCACGCCAGGGAGATCCAGGTGAGGGGCACCCACCGGTGGGTGCtcgccgcggccgcgccgccccaggggtcccaccaccccacctcccttctcccccctcAGCTCTTCATGGTGGATAACGGCGCCGACGACTGGCGCATCGCCATGACCTATGAGCGCATCTTCTTCATCGCCCTGGAGCTGATCGTCTGCGCCATCCACCCCATCCCCGGCCAGTACCTCTTCACCTGGACGGCCCGCTTGGCCTTCACCTACGCCGCCTCGGTGGCCGACGCCGACGTGGACATCATCCTCTCCATCCCCATGTTCCTGCGGCTGTACCTGATCGGGCGCGTCATGCTGCTGCACAGCAAGCTCTTCACCgacgcctcctcccgcagcaTCGGCGCCCTCAACAAGATCAACTTCAACACCCGCTTCGTCATGAAGACCCTCATGACCATCTGCCCCGGCACCGTCCTCCTGGTCTTCAGCATCTCCTCCTGGATCATCGCCGCCTGGACGGTCCGCGTCTGCGAGAGGTACGGGGGGCACTCCCCGACGGGGCTcttggggggcagggggctggggtgcagctgAGGACGCACGGTGCGGaccctgggggggctggggggagaggagaggctcctgctccccaggcagagcCTCCCCAGCGGGACCCTCGTGCCCTGGGTGGTGGCCAGGATGGTTTTGCCAAACCAAAACCGCTTGCTGAGGTGAGGTGGGGGCGGCCGGACCCCCTTggctgtccccaagcccctccGTGTCCCCCTGGGATGCGGCAAGACCCCCTCTCTGCCGGCGGGTCTGGCCAGGAGGAACTGGGGGTCTCGCAGAGGGGACCGAGCCCTCGCGCAGGACGTGGCCCGTGCTCCTCAGCTGCGCCCGCCGGGATGCCGGGGCCGGGATGCCGGGGCCGGGATGTCGGTGCCGGTGCCCTGCCCGTGCTCGCCCCTTTTCGGCCGCTCCCCCCGGGACGCGCATTAACTGCTCTTGTTTTCCCTCCCTGACCGCTCTGCTGCTCGCAGGGACAAACTGTGAGTCACCCCAGGGACCGACAGCGCGTCCTGCACGGGacgtcccccccgccccaggctTCTGCTACCCAGAATTTAGGATTAGCTGCAGCCGGCGGGTGTGGGGGGGTCAAGGCTGGGGGGGTCGGGCAGGGCAAAGAGGCCGTGGATGCGGAACGGGGCCGGAGCCCTTTTCCGCTTGGAACCTCAGCAGCTGCTTTCCGtcccccctgtgccccccagccGGGGCGGCCGCGGTGCCCAGCCTGGCCACAGGCACAAGCCGAGGGTCCCGTCGCAGTGTGCGGGGGGGGCAGAGCATGGGTCCTTCTGCCCCGGCTCTCGGGGTGCTCTCAGAGGGGTGGGCTTGCTGCAGGAATCGCTGCGGCTCCCGGGGTGGCCCCGGAGGGAGAAACCCCAGCAAGGAGCAGAGCTGAGCCGGAGCAGccgggaaggagctgctggatCCTTCCCGTTTCTAACCGGAGGCTTCGGCTGAGTCTCCAAAGGGCTTTCGCTCAGCTCCGGCAGTTGCCGTTGCTCGGTGTTTCCCCTCCTTAACGCGCACGGTTCGGGTGCGTTGAAGGAGTCCGGGGTGCTCCTCGGCGgatggggggagcagggagcacCGCTGCCCCGGGAAGCATCGCCGTGGGGTGACGCCCTCAGACTGCCGACCCTTTGGGGACGGGCTCAGCCCTCACTGCCAGCCCACCCCGGGGTGCGTGTCCCCCCCAGCATTGCCCCGCTGCATCCCTCGGTGCCGGCTGAGGTTCCAAGCCCAAACCGCGCGGCTGTGCCCAGGGGACCGGGGGGGAGGGACGCAGCAATCCTAAATTCCTCGCCCCACGCTTGAGTCCAGCCCGGCTCGCTCCCgtctcctcccttcccttttctcacCCCCAGCACCTGGTTTTCCTGGCTCCCCGCATGCCCCCGTCCTGCTGCCCGGCTTGGCCGCACCCagcgcccagccccgctgctccgCGTCCCCCAGCCGGGCTCGTCCCGGCAGGCGGCGGGGGCCGTGTCCGGGGGTCTctcggggagggggcggggggcacAGCCATCTGCATTTGTGGCGTCGGTGCTGGCCACAAAATCTCAAAGCACAGTAGCACAGTGTCCCTCGCTCCCCCCCCAGAGATGCCCGCGGTGGCCTTGGGCTTGCTTtgggggggggcgaggggtgCTCTGATCCGGCCGGGTCTGTGCAACGGccccctgctctgcagagacggggtgtcccctccccgggggaCCCGGCAGTGACACCCGTGTCCTGTGCTTTGAGATCTCTGTGGGAGCTTCAGGAGGATGGAGGTCGCTGCCATCCGTGCGTGGGGGCTGCTGCTCCGCACCCACCTTATCCTCGtccagcagcacccaccccgAGCCAGCCCCGCTGCTGGGGGCCGCAGCCACCCCAGGGCTTTCCTCCTCCCCGGCACCTGTGTCCAGAGTGGCCATACCTGGTGTCCCCAaagtgtccccagggtgtccccagctTCTTTGGGGCCCCACGTGCCAACAGCGCGGCTGGGAGCTTGGGGACTCTCCTGGCTGC
The Gavia stellata isolate bGavSte3 chromosome 32, bGavSte3.hap2, whole genome shotgun sequence genome window above contains:
- the KCNN1 gene encoding LOW QUALITY PROTEIN: small conductance calcium-activated potassium channel protein 1 (The sequence of the model RefSeq protein was modified relative to this genomic sequence to represent the inferred CDS: deleted 2 bases in 2 codons); translation: MSGCRYNGGVARPRGPLSASARTLHPPEGETQPLRPHRPPGLEVVVSRPEQPRGPDPGPAAAPGQDAAEERGRGPRRNQNIGYKLGHRRALFEKRKRLSDYALIFGMFGIVVMVTETELSWGVYTKESSYSFALKCLISLSTVILLGLIVMYHAREIQLFMVDNGADDWRIAMTYERIFFIALELIVCAIHPIPGQYLFTWTARLAFTYAASVADADVDIILSIPMFLRLYLIGRVMLLHSKLFTDASSRSIGALNKINFNTRFVMKTLMTICPGTVLLVFSISSWIIAAWTVRVCERYHDKQEVTSNFLGAMWLISITFLSIGYGDMVPHTYCGKGVCLLTGIMGAGCTALVVAVVARKLELTKAEKHVHNFMMDTQLTKRVKNAAANVLRETWLIYKHTKLVKKIDHAKVRKHQRKFLQAIHQLRSVKMEQRKLNDQANTLVDLAKTQNIMYDMVSELQERNEDLEKRLGALESKMEALGLSLLALPGLVSQALGQQQRELLGSWTPRLCSATAPCTPTRPPRSPSTAPPTSSDSG